Proteins co-encoded in one Syntrophorhabdaceae bacterium genomic window:
- a CDS encoding alanine--tRNA ligase-related protein, whose translation MTSKEIRKTFLDFFSHNGHRIVPSASLVPEKDPTLLFVNAGMVPFKNLFLGDEKRDYQRATS comes from the coding sequence GTGACATCAAAGGAGATCCGCAAAACATTTTTAGATTTTTTTTCACACAACGGCCACAGGATTGTACCGAGTGCATCGCTGGTGCCGGAAAAGGATCCCACCCTGCTCTTTGTCAATGCGGGGATGGTTCCCTTCAAGAACCTCTTCCTGGGGGATGAAAAGAGGGATTATCAGAGGGCAACGTCCTG